A DNA window from Bradyrhizobium sp. CCBAU 53421 contains the following coding sequences:
- a CDS encoding response regulator transcription factor — protein sequence MVTGRGTSPSTLAHAEEPIVFVVDDDASVRDALSNLFRSVGLRTAAFGSAHEFLQHKPPNVPSCLILDIRLPRLSGLDFQAELTRADIHIPIIFMTGHGDIPMTVRAMKAGAVDFLTKPFRDQDMLDAVTTAIERDRNRRDETRVLANLRAAFATLTPRERQVMTLVTAGLMNKQVAAEIGVAEITVKIHRGHIMRKMAAKSLPDLVRMAQILGIGPAAGGAQT from the coding sequence ATGGTGACCGGACGCGGGACATCGCCTTCCACGCTCGCACACGCCGAGGAGCCGATCGTCTTCGTCGTCGACGACGACGCATCCGTGCGGGACGCATTGAGCAATCTTTTCCGGTCGGTCGGCCTGCGGACCGCCGCGTTCGGATCAGCCCACGAGTTTCTGCAGCACAAGCCCCCGAATGTCCCGAGTTGCCTGATCCTGGACATCAGGCTGCCCCGGTTGAGCGGCCTCGACTTTCAGGCGGAGCTGACGAGGGCCGACATTCATATTCCGATCATCTTCATGACCGGCCATGGCGATATCCCGATGACGGTCAGAGCCATGAAGGCCGGCGCGGTCGACTTCCTGACCAAGCCATTCCGCGACCAGGACATGCTGGATGCGGTCACGACAGCGATCGAGCGCGACCGGAATCGCCGCGACGAAACCAGGGTGCTTGCGAACCTGCGCGCGGCCTTCGCGACCCTGACGCCGCGTGAGCGCCAGGTGATGACGCTCGTCACGGCGGGGTTGATGAACAAGCAGGTCGCCGCCGAAATCGGAGTGGCCGAGATCACGGTGAAGATACACCGCGGCCACATCATGCGGAAAATGGCGGCAAAATCACTGCCGGACCTGGTCAGGATGGCGCAGATCCTCGGGATCGGGCCGGCAGCCGGCGGGGCGCAAACCTAA
- a CDS encoding response regulator transcription factor: MSNPPVISIIDDDLSVRTATDNLVRSLGYAVETYASAEEFLHSPHLNDTSCVIADVRMPAMSGLDLQSHLIANGRHFPFIFVTAFSVESDRIRALKAGAICFLIKPFDGDVLIKCLDTALAQHGTAPGK; encoded by the coding sequence TTGTCCAACCCGCCAGTGATATCAATCATCGACGACGATCTGTCGGTTCGCACCGCGACCGACAACCTCGTCAGATCGCTGGGCTACGCGGTCGAGACCTACGCATCGGCTGAGGAATTCCTGCACTCGCCCCACCTGAACGACACATCCTGCGTGATCGCTGACGTCAGGATGCCGGCCATGAGCGGGCTCGACCTGCAAAGCCACCTGATTGCCAACGGACGGCACTTTCCGTTCATCTTCGTCACCGCGTTCTCGGTCGAAAGCGATCGCATCCGCGCCCTCAAGGCGGGGGCGATCTGCTTTCTGATCAAGCCCTTCGACGGCGACGTTCTGATCAAATGCCTCGATACAGCCCTCGCGCAGCACGGCACGGCGCCGGGCAAATGA
- a CDS encoding methylated-DNA--[protein]-cysteine S-methyltransferase, whose amino-acid sequence MADRKTAQTFNLDRLKTPIGTALLVTDDDGVLRALDWDDYEGRMLDLLRLHYGAVTLRDGRAPAAMRKALGDYFNGDLDRLTDVEWRVAGTPFQQKVWHALPKIPPGTTMSYGALAVRLKVPNAMRAVGHANGSNPISVVVPCHRLIGANGSLVKYGGGLERKRWLLRHEGVEI is encoded by the coding sequence ATGGCCGACCGCAAGACTGCTCAGACCTTCAACCTCGATCGCCTCAAGACGCCGATCGGCACGGCGCTGCTGGTGACCGATGATGACGGCGTGCTGCGCGCGCTCGACTGGGACGACTATGAAGGGCGCATGCTCGATCTGCTGCGGCTGCATTATGGCGCCGTGACGTTGCGGGACGGCCGCGCGCCGGCTGCGATGCGCAAGGCGCTCGGCGATTACTTCAACGGCGATCTCGATCGCCTGACCGATGTCGAATGGCGCGTCGCCGGCACGCCGTTCCAGCAGAAGGTCTGGCACGCATTGCCGAAGATTCCGCCGGGCACCACCATGAGCTACGGCGCGCTGGCTGTGAGGCTGAAAGTGCCGAACGCGATGCGCGCGGTCGGCCACGCCAACGGCTCCAATCCGATCAGCGTCGTCGTGCCCTGTCACCGCCTGATCGGCGCCAACGGCTCACTGGTGAAGTATGGCGGCGGACTGGAGCGCAAGCGCTGGCTGCTGCGCCACGAGGGGGTAGAAATTTAG
- a CDS encoding DUF1304 domain-containing protein has product MLLLANILVAVVAALHIYFLVLEMFLWTKPLGLKTFRNSIEKATDSAVLAANQGLYNGFLAAGLIWGLLHGNASFAFQIKTFFLLCVIVAGAYGAATVSRRILYVQAAPAAIALILLWLG; this is encoded by the coding sequence ATGCTTTTGCTTGCGAATATCCTGGTTGCGGTGGTGGCCGCGCTGCACATCTATTTCCTTGTGCTCGAGATGTTCCTGTGGACCAAGCCGCTCGGGCTGAAGACCTTTCGCAACTCGATCGAGAAGGCGACCGATTCCGCCGTGCTTGCCGCCAATCAGGGGCTTTATAACGGCTTCCTTGCCGCCGGACTGATCTGGGGACTGCTGCACGGCAACGCCAGCTTCGCGTTCCAGATCAAGACATTCTTCCTGCTCTGCGTGATCGTCGCCGGCGCCTATGGCGCCGCCACCGTCAGCCGCCGCATCCTTTATGTGCAGGCGGCGCCCGCGGCGATCGCGCTGATCCTGCTCTGGCTTGGCTAA
- a CDS encoding ABC transporter substrate-binding protein, with the protein MRSVQLLAATALAIALSVTSAAAQKKYDIGATDTEIKIGQTVPFSGPASAYAGIGKTQAAYLKMINDQGGINGRKLNLIQYDDAYSPPKAVEQVRKLVEGDEVLFTFQIIGTPSNAAVQKYLNARKVPQLLASTGASRFSDPQNAPWTIAFNPNYQSEGRIYAKYILANHPNAKIGIFYQNDDLGRDYITGLKSGLGDKAASMIVAEVSYELTDPTVDSQIVKLKAAGVDLLYDASTPKFAAQAIRKVADLDWHPVHILDINASPVSATLKPAGLEISKGIISTNYGKDPADPQWKDDPGVKAYFAFMDKYYPEGDKLNTVNTYGYSTAELLIQVLTQCGDDLTRENLMKQVTSLKKFVPSLALPGMSITTGPNDYRINKQMQMMKFNGERWELFGPIIEDTGPAG; encoded by the coding sequence ATGAGGAGCGTGCAATTGCTCGCTGCGACAGCGCTTGCCATCGCGTTGTCGGTTACATCGGCCGCCGCACAGAAGAAATACGACATCGGCGCGACCGACACCGAGATCAAGATCGGTCAGACCGTGCCGTTCTCGGGTCCCGCATCCGCCTATGCGGGCATCGGCAAGACCCAGGCGGCCTACCTCAAGATGATCAACGATCAGGGCGGCATCAACGGCCGCAAGCTGAATTTGATCCAGTATGACGACGCCTATTCGCCGCCGAAGGCGGTCGAGCAGGTGCGCAAGCTCGTCGAGGGCGACGAGGTGCTGTTCACCTTCCAGATCATCGGCACGCCGTCAAATGCCGCCGTGCAGAAATATCTCAATGCCAGGAAGGTGCCGCAGCTGCTCGCCTCCACCGGCGCGTCGCGCTTCTCCGACCCGCAGAACGCGCCGTGGACCATCGCGTTCAACCCGAACTACCAGTCCGAGGGCCGCATCTACGCCAAATACATCCTGGCCAATCACCCCAACGCCAAGATCGGCATCTTCTACCAGAACGACGATCTCGGCCGCGACTACATCACCGGCCTGAAGAGCGGGCTCGGCGACAAGGCCGCGAGCATGATCGTCGCCGAAGTCTCCTACGAGCTGACCGATCCGACCGTCGATTCCCAGATCGTCAAGCTGAAGGCCGCCGGTGTCGACCTGCTCTATGACGCCTCGACGCCGAAATTCGCGGCGCAGGCGATCCGCAAGGTCGCGGACCTTGACTGGCACCCGGTGCACATCCTCGACATCAATGCGAGCCCGGTGTCGGCAACGCTCAAACCGGCCGGCCTCGAGATCTCCAAGGGCATCATCTCGACCAATTACGGCAAGGACCCCGCCGACCCGCAGTGGAAGGACGATCCCGGCGTGAAGGCCTATTTCGCCTTCATGGACAAGTATTATCCGGAGGGCGACAAGCTCAACACCGTCAACACCTACGGCTACTCGACCGCCGAGCTCTTGATCCAGGTGCTCACGCAGTGCGGCGACGACCTCACCCGCGAGAACCTGATGAAGCAGGTGACCAGCCTGAAGAAGTTCGTGCCGAGCCTCGCGCTGCCGGGCATGTCGATCACGACTGGGCCGAACGATTATCGCATCAACAAGCAGATGCAGATGATGAAGTTCAACGGCGAGCGCTGGGAGCTGTTCGGCCCGATCATCGAGGACACCGGCCCGGCGGGCTAG
- a CDS encoding ABC transporter substrate-binding protein has product MRNGIFHLVTGTALAIALSATAASAQKKYDPGASDTEIKIGQTVPFSGPASAYASIGKTQAAYFKMINDQGGINGRKINLIQYDDAYSPPKAVEQVRKLVESDEVLLTFQIVGTPSNAAVQKYLNGKKVPQLFAATGASKFTDPKNFPWTLGFNPNYFVEGRIYGQYILKEHPNAKIGVLYQNDDLGKDYLNGIKAGLGDKAAKMIVAEASYEVSDPTIDSQVIKIKDAGADLFFSASTPKQAAQAIKKIAELGWHPIHIVDINATSVGAVLQPAGLEASKGLISTNYGKDPADPQWKDDPGMKRYFDFMAKYYPDGDKNSNFNTYGYSTAQLMVHVLKQCGDELTRENVLKQATNLKNVDLDMALPGIKGNTTPNDYRVNKQLQMMRFNGERWELFGPILEDAGPAG; this is encoded by the coding sequence ATGAGGAACGGGATTTTCCACCTGGTCACGGGAACGGCGCTCGCGATCGCGCTGTCTGCAACGGCGGCCTCCGCGCAAAAGAAATACGATCCCGGCGCGAGCGATACCGAGATCAAGATCGGCCAGACCGTCCCCTTCTCCGGACCGGCCTCCGCCTATGCCTCGATCGGCAAGACCCAGGCGGCCTATTTCAAGATGATCAACGATCAGGGCGGCATCAACGGCCGCAAGATCAATCTGATCCAGTATGACGACGCCTATTCGCCGCCGAAAGCGGTCGAGCAGGTACGCAAGCTCGTCGAGAGCGACGAGGTGCTCCTGACCTTCCAGATCGTCGGCACGCCGTCGAACGCCGCCGTGCAGAAATATCTCAACGGCAAGAAGGTGCCGCAGCTGTTCGCCGCGACCGGCGCCTCGAAGTTCACCGATCCGAAGAACTTCCCCTGGACGCTCGGCTTCAACCCGAACTACTTCGTCGAAGGCCGCATCTACGGCCAGTACATCCTGAAGGAGCATCCCAACGCCAAGATTGGCGTGCTCTATCAGAACGACGACCTCGGCAAGGATTATCTGAACGGCATCAAGGCCGGCCTCGGCGACAAGGCCGCCAAGATGATCGTGGCCGAAGCCTCCTATGAAGTCTCCGACCCGACCATCGATTCCCAGGTCATCAAGATCAAGGACGCCGGCGCCGACCTGTTCTTCTCGGCCTCGACGCCGAAGCAGGCGGCACAGGCGATCAAGAAGATCGCCGAGCTCGGCTGGCATCCGATCCACATCGTCGACATCAACGCCACCTCGGTCGGCGCGGTGTTGCAGCCGGCGGGACTCGAGGCCTCCAAGGGCCTGATCTCGACCAACTACGGCAAGGATCCGGCCGATCCGCAGTGGAAGGACGATCCGGGCATGAAGCGCTATTTCGACTTCATGGCCAAGTACTATCCGGACGGCGACAAGAACTCGAACTTCAACACCTATGGCTACTCGACCGCCCAGCTGATGGTGCATGTGCTGAAGCAGTGCGGCGACGAGCTGACGCGCGAGAACGTGCTGAAGCAGGCGACCAACCTGAAGAACGTCGACCTCGACATGGCGCTGCCCGGCATCAAGGGCAACACCACGCCGAACGACTACCGTGTCAACAAGCAGCTTCAGATGATGCGCTTCAACGGCGAGCGCTGGGAGCTGTTCGGCCCGATCCTCGAGGACGCTGGCCCGGCGGGCTAG
- a CDS encoding DUF1330 domain-containing protein, whose translation MGHIDPTKDVFAQFRDNNRPGPIHMLNLVRLREWAAYPDGRKATGAEAYAAYGRESGPVFERLGGRIIWQGRFELMLIGPQEERWDHCFIAEYPSVAAFVEMIRDPVYREAVKHRQAAVEDSRLIRHAVLPVGKNFGEIPT comes from the coding sequence ATGGGCCATATCGATCCGACCAAGGACGTCTTCGCGCAATTCCGGGACAACAACCGGCCGGGCCCGATCCACATGCTCAACCTGGTGCGCTTGCGCGAATGGGCCGCCTATCCCGACGGCCGCAAGGCGACCGGCGCGGAGGCCTATGCCGCTTACGGCCGCGAGAGCGGCCCGGTGTTCGAACGGCTCGGCGGCCGCATCATCTGGCAGGGTCGCTTCGAGCTGATGCTGATCGGTCCGCAGGAGGAACGCTGGGATCACTGCTTCATCGCAGAATATCCAAGCGTCGCCGCCTTCGTCGAAATGATCCGCGATCCCGTCTATCGCGAGGCGGTCAAGCACCGCCAGGCCGCGGTGGAGGATTCGCGGCTGATCCGACACGCCGTTCTGCCGGTCGGCAAGAATTTCGGCGAGATTCCGACGTAG
- a CDS encoding transglycosylase domain-containing protein: MAWGRKKGGARKEPLFGLPAALADLRLSPSDRVPGGDDDKPAKSKAKSSDKSSDSGSEKPRPSRSGSKRRKSRGFGIGRLFYWTAVLGLWAGIAVIGVVVWVGAHLPPIQSLEIPKRPPTIQIVGIDGSVLAQRGEMAGANIALKDLPPYLPKAFIAIEDRRFYSHFGVDPVGILRAAVTNVLHRGVSQGGSTLTQQLAKNLFLTQERTMQRKLQEAELALWLERKHSKNEILELYLNRVYFGSGAYGVEAAAQRYFGKSAKNVTLPEAAMLAGLVKSPSRLAPNRNPEGAEQRAQVVLAAMADAKFITEAQAKASIGQPSIAVKPAGAGTVNYVADWIGEVLDDLVGQIDQDIVVQTTIDPKLQAVAEAAVIDELAAKSVKFNVSQGALVAMTPDGAVRAMVGGRNYSESQYNRAVTAKRQPGSSFKPFVYLTAVEAGLTPDTIRTDAPLDIKGWKPENYTHEYFGSVTLTQALAMSLNTVAVRLGVEVGAKNVVRTAHRLGISSKLEPNVSIALGTSEVSVLELVGAYAPFANGGYAVSPHVVTKIKTSSGKLLYDRPTDPPNQVIEPRYDAMMNSMMRETLISGTARKAEIPGWTAAGKTGTSQDYRDAWFIGYTAKLVTGVWLGNDDNSPTKKATGGGLPVEVWSRFMKAAHQGVPVAAIPNSQGSWAPANLMQISSQISAPSAPAAPLQIQPPMQAPPPAPAPSGGGYYRQPPPTPARASAPPPNPNARPESAAGLDGWLADRLFR; this comes from the coding sequence ATGGCGTGGGGACGTAAAAAAGGCGGTGCGCGCAAGGAGCCGCTGTTCGGGCTTCCGGCCGCGCTTGCCGACCTCCGGCTGTCGCCCTCCGATCGCGTTCCCGGCGGTGACGACGACAAGCCCGCCAAATCCAAAGCCAAGAGCAGCGACAAGAGCAGCGATTCCGGTAGCGAGAAACCGCGGCCGTCGCGCAGCGGCAGCAAGCGGCGCAAGTCGCGCGGCTTCGGCATCGGCCGGCTGTTCTACTGGACCGCGGTGCTCGGCCTGTGGGCCGGCATTGCCGTGATCGGTGTCGTGGTGTGGGTCGGCGCGCATCTGCCGCCGATTCAGTCACTGGAAATTCCCAAGCGTCCGCCGACCATCCAGATCGTCGGCATCGACGGCAGCGTGCTGGCACAGCGGGGCGAAATGGCTGGCGCCAATATCGCGTTGAAGGATCTGCCGCCCTATCTGCCGAAGGCATTCATCGCGATTGAAGACCGCCGCTTCTATTCGCATTTCGGCGTCGACCCGGTCGGCATTTTACGCGCAGCCGTCACCAACGTGCTGCATCGGGGTGTGTCGCAGGGCGGCTCGACGCTCACCCAGCAGCTCGCCAAGAACCTGTTCCTGACCCAGGAGCGCACCATGCAGCGCAAGCTGCAGGAGGCCGAGCTCGCGCTGTGGCTGGAGCGCAAGCATTCCAAAAACGAGATCCTCGAGCTCTATCTCAACCGCGTCTATTTCGGCTCCGGCGCCTACGGCGTCGAGGCCGCGGCCCAGCGCTATTTCGGCAAGTCGGCGAAGAACGTGACCTTGCCGGAAGCCGCGATGCTCGCGGGCCTCGTCAAGTCGCCGTCGCGGCTGGCGCCAAACCGCAATCCCGAAGGCGCGGAGCAGCGCGCGCAGGTCGTGCTTGCGGCGATGGCCGACGCCAAGTTCATCACCGAAGCCCAAGCGAAAGCCTCGATCGGCCAGCCCTCGATCGCGGTGAAGCCGGCCGGCGCCGGCACCGTGAACTATGTCGCCGACTGGATCGGCGAAGTGCTCGACGATCTGGTCGGCCAGATCGACCAGGACATCGTGGTGCAGACCACGATCGACCCGAAGCTGCAGGCCGTTGCGGAAGCCGCCGTGATCGACGAACTCGCCGCCAAGAGCGTGAAGTTCAATGTCAGCCAGGGCGCTCTGGTGGCGATGACGCCCGACGGCGCGGTGCGCGCCATGGTCGGCGGCCGGAACTATTCCGAGAGCCAGTACAATCGCGCCGTCACCGCGAAGCGGCAGCCGGGCTCGTCGTTCAAGCCGTTCGTCTATCTCACCGCGGTCGAGGCCGGGCTGACGCCGGACACCATCCGCACCGACGCCCCGCTCGACATCAAGGGCTGGAAGCCGGAGAACTACACCCACGAATATTTCGGCTCGGTGACATTGACCCAGGCGCTGGCGATGTCGCTGAACACGGTCGCGGTGCGGCTCGGCGTCGAGGTCGGCGCCAAGAACGTGGTGCGTACCGCGCACCGGCTCGGCATCTCCTCCAAGCTCGAGCCCAACGTCTCGATCGCGCTCGGCACCTCGGAAGTGTCCGTGCTCGAGCTGGTCGGCGCCTACGCGCCGTTCGCCAATGGCGGTTACGCCGTGTCGCCGCATGTGGTGACCAAGATCAAGACCAGCTCCGGCAAGCTGCTCTATGACCGTCCGACGGATCCGCCCAACCAGGTGATCGAGCCGCGCTATGACGCGATGATGAACAGCATGATGCGCGAGACGCTGATCTCCGGCACCGCGCGCAAGGCGGAGATCCCCGGCTGGACCGCCGCCGGCAAGACCGGCACCAGCCAGGATTATCGCGACGCCTGGTTCATCGGCTACACGGCCAAGCTCGTCACCGGCGTCTGGCTCGGCAATGACGACAATTCGCCGACCAAGAAGGCGACCGGCGGCGGACTGCCGGTGGAGGTGTGGAGCCGCTTCATGAAGGCCGCGCATCAGGGCGTGCCGGTCGCGGCGATCCCGAACTCGCAAGGTAGCTGGGCTCCGGCGAACCTGATGCAGATCTCGTCGCAGATATCAGCGCCGTCAGCGCCGGCGGCACCGCTGCAGATTCAGCCGCCGATGCAGGCACCGCCGCCCGCGCCGGCCCCGTCGGGCGGCGGCTATTACCGCCAGCCCCCGCCGACGCCGGCCCGCGCCTCCGCGCCGCCGCCGAACCCGAACGCGCGGCCGGAATCGGCAGCGGGATTGGATGGATGGCTGGCGGATCGGTTGTTTCGGTAG
- a CDS encoding M48 family metallopeptidase yields MICFCAERFPWRRIWQSSGELLLPGLSEMATRALLYRRPAEPATVLVRHGSQFFTVRLRRHRRARRYTLRIHPTDREAILTMPPRGTIVEAKEFANIHGGWIAARLGRLPKAAPFQPGTVVPLRGVPHRLVHRSGERGTVWTETRDSGEKILCVAGGVEHMDRRVHDFLKREARKDLQKAAALHAAELGVRVRRVSIRDQSSRWGSCTSAGSLSFSWRLILAPPFVLDYLAAHEVAHLVEMNHSPRFWRVVDKVCASVTRAKNWLDTYGNDLHRYGIQE; encoded by the coding sequence ATGATTTGTTTTTGCGCCGAGCGCTTTCCCTGGCGGCGGATATGGCAAAGTTCGGGCGAACTCCTGCTCCCCGGACTCTCAGAAATGGCTACTCGCGCGCTCCTCTATCGGCGGCCTGCCGAACCCGCGACCGTATTGGTCAGACACGGCTCCCAGTTCTTCACCGTCAGATTGCGCCGGCACAGGCGCGCGCGCCGCTACACCCTCAGGATACATCCGACCGATCGCGAAGCGATCCTGACCATGCCGCCGCGCGGCACCATCGTGGAGGCGAAGGAGTTCGCCAACATCCATGGTGGCTGGATCGCCGCCCGTCTTGGCCGCTTGCCGAAGGCCGCACCGTTCCAGCCCGGCACCGTGGTGCCGCTCCGCGGCGTGCCGCATCGGCTGGTGCACCGCTCGGGCGAGCGCGGCACGGTCTGGACCGAGACACGCGATAGCGGCGAGAAGATCCTTTGCGTCGCCGGCGGCGTCGAGCACATGGATCGCCGGGTGCATGACTTCCTCAAGCGCGAAGCGCGCAAGGATTTGCAGAAGGCGGCGGCACTGCACGCCGCGGAACTCGGCGTGCGGGTGCGGCGGGTTTCGATCCGCGATCAGTCGAGCCGCTGGGGCTCGTGCACCTCGGCGGGGTCGCTGTCGTTCTCGTGGCGGCTGATCCTGGCGCCGCCCTTCGTGCTCGATTATCTCGCCGCGCATGAGGTCGCCCATCTCGTTGAGATGAACCACTCGCCGCGGTTCTGGCGGGTGGTCGACAAGGTCTGCGCCTCGGTCACGCGCGCCAAGAACTGGCTCGACACCTACGGCAACGACCTGCACCGCTACGGGATTCAGGAGTAG
- a CDS encoding polyhydroxyalkanoate depolymerase, producing MPIGEFGGAPPLAAEGSPALTTPLYWMYEMAHASLNPVRAVTDATKILFQNPLNPWTHTEFGKSIAAGCELFERTTRRYGKPDWNLPTTEVNGIRTAVEVRTVWEKPFCRLLHFDRKLTRPLRSPQPRVLIVAPMSGHYATLLRGTVEAFLPTHEVYITDWADARMVPLAAGRFDLEDYVDYLIEMLHALGGNMHIIAVCQPSVPVVAAVSVMEANNDPFVPLSMTLMGGPIDTRRNPTAVNNLAEERGIEWFRNNVITKVPFPHPGVMRDVYPGFLQLNGFISMNLDRHMDAHKALFANLVKGDGDLVDKHREFYDEYLAVMDLTAEYYLQTVDLVFVKHALPKGEMTHRGKPVDPSKIRRVALMTVEGEKDDISGLGQTEATHALCTAIPNHRRVHYVQKGVGHYGVFNGSRFRSEIVPRISDFMVSSANTRLSLVAAAE from the coding sequence ATGCCCATCGGTGAATTTGGCGGTGCCCCGCCACTAGCGGCGGAAGGCAGCCCGGCACTCACGACGCCGCTGTACTGGATGTATGAGATGGCGCACGCGTCGCTCAATCCGGTGCGCGCCGTGACCGACGCCACCAAGATCCTGTTTCAGAACCCGCTCAACCCGTGGACGCACACCGAGTTCGGCAAATCGATCGCCGCCGGCTGCGAATTGTTCGAGCGCACCACGCGCCGTTACGGCAAGCCGGATTGGAACCTGCCGACGACCGAGGTCAACGGCATCCGCACCGCGGTCGAGGTTCGCACCGTCTGGGAAAAGCCGTTCTGCCGCCTGCTGCATTTCGATCGCAAGCTGACGCGCCCATTGCGCTCGCCGCAGCCCCGCGTGCTGATCGTGGCGCCGATGTCGGGCCATTACGCGACGCTGCTGCGTGGCACCGTCGAGGCGTTCCTGCCGACGCATGAGGTCTACATCACCGACTGGGCCGATGCGCGCATGGTGCCGTTGGCGGCTGGCCGGTTCGATCTCGAGGACTATGTCGATTACCTGATCGAGATGTTGCACGCGCTCGGCGGCAACATGCACATCATCGCGGTGTGCCAGCCCTCGGTGCCTGTCGTGGCAGCGGTTTCCGTGATGGAAGCCAACAACGACCCGTTCGTGCCGCTGTCGATGACCCTGATGGGCGGCCCGATCGACACCAGGCGCAATCCGACCGCGGTCAACAACCTCGCGGAAGAACGCGGCATCGAGTGGTTCCGCAACAATGTCATCACCAAGGTGCCGTTCCCGCATCCGGGCGTGATGCGCGACGTCTATCCGGGCTTCCTGCAGCTCAACGGCTTCATCAGCATGAATCTCGATCGGCACATGGACGCGCACAAGGCGCTGTTCGCCAATCTGGTGAAGGGCGATGGCGATCTCGTCGACAAGCACCGTGAATTCTATGACGAATATCTCGCGGTGATGGACCTCACTGCCGAGTATTACCTGCAGACCGTCGACCTCGTCTTCGTCAAGCACGCGCTGCCGAAGGGCGAGATGACCCATCGCGGCAAGCCGGTCGATCCGTCGAAGATCCGCCGCGTCGCGCTGATGACGGTCGAGGGCGAGAAGGACGATATCTCGGGCCTCGGCCAGACCGAGGCGACGCACGCGCTCTGCACCGCGATTCCGAACCACCGCCGCGTTCACTACGTGCAGAAGGGCGTCGGGCACTATGGCGTGTTCAACGGCTCGCGTTTCCGTTCCGAAATCGTGCCGCGGATCTCCGATTTCATGGTTTCGTCGGCCAATACGCGGCTTTCCCTGGTCGCCGCGGCCGAATAG
- a CDS encoding ABC transporter permease, translated as MSEIVSHQPRAISLQRINAMVLRYWYLLMSSWPRLLELIYWPALQIITWGFLQNYISQASGFFAKAGGTLIGAVILWDILFRGQLGFSISFLEEMWARNLGNLMMSPLKPIEFLLSLMIMSLIRLAIGVIPMTLLALFFFGFNFYAIGLPLIAFFCNLIFTSWSVGVFASGLVLRNGLGAESIVWTLMFAVMPLACIYYPVEVLPAWLQYVAWTLPPTYVFEGMRSLLIDHVFRADLMAWALAINAVLLVASFAVFLALLQSAKRNGSLLAGGE; from the coding sequence ATGAGCGAGATCGTCAGCCATCAGCCGCGCGCCATTTCCCTGCAACGCATCAATGCGATGGTGCTGCGCTATTGGTATCTCCTGATGTCGTCATGGCCGCGGCTGCTGGAGCTGATCTACTGGCCGGCCTTGCAGATCATCACCTGGGGCTTCCTGCAGAACTACATCTCGCAGGCGTCCGGCTTCTTCGCCAAGGCGGGCGGCACGCTGATCGGCGCGGTGATCCTGTGGGACATCCTGTTCCGCGGCCAGCTCGGCTTCTCGATCTCGTTCCTGGAGGAGATGTGGGCGCGCAATCTCGGCAACCTGATGATGAGCCCGCTGAAGCCGATCGAGTTCCTGCTCTCGCTGATGATCATGAGCCTGATCCGGCTTGCCATCGGCGTGATCCCGATGACGCTGCTGGCGCTGTTCTTTTTCGGCTTCAACTTCTATGCCATCGGGCTGCCGCTGATCGCGTTCTTCTGCAATCTGATCTTCACCAGCTGGTCGGTCGGCGTGTTCGCCTCGGGCCTCGTGCTGCGCAACGGGCTCGGGGCGGAGAGCATCGTCTGGACGCTGATGTTCGCGGTGATGCCGCTCGCCTGCATCTACTATCCGGTCGAGGTGCTGCCCGCCTGGCTGCAATATGTCGCCTGGACGTTGCCGCCGACCTATGTGTTCGAAGGCATGCGATCGCTGCTGATCGATCACGTCTTCCGTGCAGACCTGATGGCGTGGGCGCTCGCCATCAACGCCGTCCTGCTCGTTGCCTCTTTTGCGGTCTTCCTTGCCCTTTTGCAGAGCGCCAAGCGCAACGGGTCGCTGCTCGCGGGTGGTGAATAA